The Phaeodactylum tricornutum CCAP 1055/1 chromosome 8, whole genome shotgun sequence genome has a window encoding:
- a CDS encoding nadph-cytochrome P450 reductase, translating into MILRYSRSVTALSTTFPSVHVLARQRYRAQRLDPSFIGSAGRRGILTRMRSTATVIGHFNARRSSFLRPTFAVNEFSPICWYASTTVPLRSLPSIRILFASQGGTAQLFANMLSDALDEKNVPNVTVQSLADDTPENLVTSSLSSSSDSYYLFLTSTSGVGEPPSNGKVFYDWLMSQSNDSFPTDTNSNNRYYALFGLGNSKAHPSHYNVTSKAMDAKLNELKVMTPLMPLALGDDGDCLEDDFDQWQEAIVEQIVSRSTLNGESSTLQDDNSATTNTEDAPHAAEAPTPEPTANSDITVPTESMQCPGAKSGYRRAPIKYPRVLMGPPASSGSNGHAVRRDLLDVAPTFYHERTRAFPVVHNIALNPVASSNGLRELCVSLPAGDDESVQYQAGDHFTVYPRNKDYLVESYLDFVLDDVDPHAAILGNVSSTSTNSKPYPHPIDISLYETLSHAVDLNATPSPSFARFLLDGEDGSMDYKGDIVRHGRTVLDLLLQNSRAGQPKKIALEDLLYQLPPMKARYYSIASSEHTHNRQIYLTYRPVRYVTSRGALREGVATSYLSGLTTGSTVIAAVHANPSFRLPVDPQVSVCMIAGGCGVAPIRAFLEERIQRAPNSNYGPGWLFLGFRDPNDAVYGDMIATALECGALTHAQVMYNNPLGGDGTASSLTVDQQEASRGNVSDAVRRNGAAILAHLQNGGYTYLCGGARTFGVAIENEVHQILQTHGKMSEEEATTYLQRLIHEGRFLEDLSD; encoded by the coding sequence ATGATACTTCGCTACTCTCGTTCAGTAACAGCCCTGTCGACAACGTTTCCATCGGTCCATGTACTCGCTAGGCAGCGTTACCGTGCCCAACGATTGGATCCTTCATTCATCGGCTCTGCAGGTCGTCGCGGTATCTTGACGAGAATGCGCTCGACCGCGACCGTGATCGGCCACTTCAACGCAAGAAGAAGCAGCTTTCTGCGACCTACCTTTGCTGTGAATGAGTTTTCTCCCATTTGTTGGTATGCTTCAACTACTGTACCGCTACGGTCACTACCTTCGATCCGCATACTGTTCGCCTCGCAGGGGGGGACGGCTCAGTTATTTGCCAATATGCTATCGGACGCTCTCGACGAAAAGAATGTGCCCAATGTCACCGTTCAATCGCTTGCGGACGATACGCCCGAGAACTTGGTTACCTCCTCCTTGTCATCCTCATCCGATTCGTACTATCTTTTCCTGACCAGCACCAGTGGAGTCGGAGAACCGCCATCCAACGGCAAAGTTTTCTACGACTGGCTCATGTCTCAGTCCAACGATTCTTTTCCCACTGACACCAATAGCAATAACCGCTACTACGCCTTGTTTGGACTGGGGAATTCCAAAGCGCACCCCAGCCACTACAATGTGACGAGCAAAGCCATGGATGCAAAATTGAACGAACTCAAAGTCATGACACCGCTGATGCCTCTCGCCTTGGGTGACGACGGCGATTGTTTGGAAGACGATTTTGATCAGTGGCAGGAAGCTATTGTGGAGCAAATTGTGTCACGCAGTACATTGAACGGGGAATCGTCCACCCTTCAAGACGACAACAGCGCCACAACAAATACCGAGGATGCTCCACACGCGGCCGAAGCTCCCACACCTGAGCCGACGGCGAATTCCGACATCACCGTACCGACGGAATCCATGCAATGCCCTGGGGCAAAATCGGGATACCGGCGGGCGCCTATCAAATACCCACGAGTTTTAATGGGGCCACCCGCATCCTCGGGCTCCAATGGACACGCGGTACGACGCGATCTGTTAGACGTGGCACCCACGTTTTACCACGAACGGACCCGAGCCTTTCCTGTGGTGCACAACATAGCGCTCAATCCCGTGGCGTCGTCCAATGGACTCCGAGAATTGTGTGTATCTTTGCCAGCGggcgacgacgaatccgtcCAATATCAAGCCGGTGACCACTTTACCGTCTATCCTCGCAACAAAGACTATCTTGTTGAGTCCTATTTGGATTTTGTGTTGGACGACGTCGATCCGCACGCTGCCATTCTTGGGAATGTTTCCTCCACCTCTACCAACAGCAAGCCCTATCCCCACCCCATCGATATTTCACTGTACGAAACGCTAAGTCACGCAGTAGATTTGAACGCAACTCCTTCCCCCAGTTTTGCACGATTTCTGCTCGACGGAGAGGATGGTTCTATGGATTATAAGGGCGATATTGTTCGCCACGGTCGGACTGTTCTGGATCTGCTATTGCAAAACAGTCGAGCTGGCCAGCCAAAGAaaattgctttggaagaTCTGCTGTACCAGCTACCACCCATGAAGGCACGTTACTACTCTATTGCCAGCTCGgaacacacacacaatcgTCAAATTTATCTCACCTATCGCCCGGTCCGGTACGTCACAAGCCGTGGGGCGCTGCGGGAGGGAGTCGCCACTTCGTACTTATCGGGCTTGACAACGGGAAGTACGGTAATTGCGGCCGTCCACGCCAATCCTTCTTTCCGTCTACCGGTGGACCCCCAAGTATCCGTGTGCATGATTGCTGGTGGTTGCGGAGTAGCCCCCATTCGCGCGTTCTTGGAAGAGCGAATCCAACGCGCACCCAACAGCAACTACGGACCGGGTTGGCTGTTTTTGGGCTTTCGTGATCCCAACGACGCTGTTTACGGTGACATGATAGCTACTGCTTTGGAATGTGGCGCCCTCACACACGCCCAGGTCATGTACAACAATCCACTGGGAGGCGACGGCACGGCGTCTAGTCTTACAGTTGATCAGCAGGAAGCGTCGCGCGGCAATGTTTCGGACGCCGTCCGACGGAACGGCGCAGCCATACTGGCACACTTGCAAAATGGCGGATACACATACTTGTGCGGAGGAGCCCGAACCTTTGGAGTGGCGATTGAGAATGAAGTGCACCAGATTTTACAGACACACGGCAAGATGAGTGAAGAGGAGGCCACAACGTACTTGCAAAGGCTTATTCATGAAGGACGATTCCTGGAGGATCTGTCCGATTGA